From the genome of Persephonella sp., one region includes:
- a CDS encoding DUF3817 domain-containing protein, whose translation MKKLALISFIEGISLIVLVFIGMPLKYIWGYKIATLILGSIHGTLWLAFLYVLYVTYREYKFDKGFILKMLFFSVIPFGLIPMEKLIKEFDDKINKKQEEGEFINA comes from the coding sequence ATGAAAAAACTTGCTTTAATATCTTTTATTGAAGGAATATCCCTTATAGTTCTTGTTTTTATCGGTATGCCTCTGAAATATATCTGGGGGTATAAAATAGCCACACTGATTTTAGGTTCTATACACGGGACATTATGGCTTGCATTTCTTTATGTCCTATATGTCACATACAGAGAGTATAAATTTGATAAAGGTTTTATCCTCAAAATGCTTTTCTTCTCTGTAATTCCATTTGGATTGATACCAATGGAAAAATTAATTAAAGAATTTGATGATAAAATAAATAAAAAACAAGAGGAAGGAGAGTTTATC